DNA from Bradyrhizobium japonicum USDA 6:
GAAGGTCGCCATGAAACTCATTATCGTTGCCCTCGGCGCTCTGCTGGTTGCAGCACCTGTTCGCGCCCAGCAAACGCGCCTGCCGCCAATTCCGCCCGAACGCTATGACGAGGCGCAAAAGAAGGCCGCGGCCGAATTCGAGGCCGCCCTCAAACGCCCTCCTTACGGTCCGTTCGAGAAGCTAATCTACAGCCCCGACCTTTGACGCCGATACGTTTGATGGGAGGCTATCTGCGCCGCGGGACGGCCTTTGGCCCGGCGCTGAGCGAGCTCCCGATCCTCGTCACGGCGCGCGAGTTGTCGCAGGATTACGTGTGGCGATCGCATGCGGCGGCGGCCCTGCAAGCCGGCATCAAGCAGGAGATCGTCGACGCCATCGCGGATGGGAGACGTCCAACGGGAATGAGCGCGGATGAAGAGATCTGTTACGACTTCTCAATCGAACTCCACCGCAACAAGCGCGTCTCCGACGCAACCTATGCGCGGATGAAAGATCGCTTCGGCGAGCGAGGCGTCGTCGACCTCACGGCGGTCAACGGCTACTACGTCATGGTCGCCATGGTGATCAACGCCACCCGCATCCAGGTGACGGACAGATCGAAGCTGTCCCGCTTTCCGGATTGACGACCGGAAATTGCGGTGACAGTGCACTTCATTAGCTGACCTCATTCGTCGTCTGGCGCAGATGGCTTGGGCCCGCGCTTGGCTGGCTTGAGGATGCGCCCGGTCCGGCGTTCGATACGGGCCAGAAAGCGGTCGTCGCCGAGCGGCCGGCCGATGACCTCCACTGAACGTCAGATGAAGGCTGTCACCGTAATTTCGGATTAGGGTGACAGTGCGCTGTCACCGCAATTGCCGTGTCTCACTTCAGGAGTGTATGCCAGGGGATATCGGGCCACGTTGTAATGATTGAGCACTTTATGGTCGAAGCCAGCAACTTCCATCCGGAAGGATATGCTGGCACGGTTTTCGGTTGGCCTGGGTTGCGCGGTCTGCCTTCTGAAGTCTTCATTCACGCGATCGAAGGCTAGAAACGCACAGATCGCAAGGCCAGATATCACTAACCGTCGGAAGGTCCTATGGCGGCGGTCTTCAGGCCAGAGTTCATGGAGCCGATCCAAAAAGGCCTTCGGCCAAACATTTCGACTAAGGAGCTGATCTAATAGAAAGATTATGCCAGTCGCTAAAAGGAAGAATTGAGTGAAGAAAGCGAAAGCGAAATCCCAAATCCTCGTTGCATAGTCGCTCAGTACCGCGACCATTGAACACCCCAAACTTCCTCGGCCCAGTTCACATCGCGAAACTCTAAAGCGCGTACTCATAAATCCGCGATGTCCCCGCTTAGCCACCAAGAGCGGCGCAGAAGCGGGCGTTTCATGAGGTTCGGGAAGGGCCAACAGGCGACATTCTGACAAGCGACGCCGCGAAGCGAGGCGGCTTACTCGTGTCGCCAAACGTTGACCGCTGAGATGACCAAGATCGCAGCCAGTCCCGGCAACAAAATTGAATTCGGCACGATGCCCAGGAGCAAGCCGCCGATGAACGTCCCGATCATTGATCCCGCCGCCATCGCAAGCATGAACAGCCAATTGGCGCGCAGCACTGAAAAGCTTTGATCGCGGCTGTAGCGAGCGAAGCCTACCAGCATCGTCGGAAGGCTCACCGCAAGCGAAAGGCTGCCCGCCAGCTTCACTTCCGCACCAAACAACAAGATCAGAGTCGGGATTAGAAACTCTCCCCCAGCAACGCCTAGTAGCGACGCCACGACACCAATAAAGAAACCTGCGACCGCGCCGGCCACGACCAAGAAAGCGCCCGTCAGCGGGGGTACGTTTCCTGCTGCGGTGTCGTGCGCGAGCAGCAGCACGCCAGCGATCAGGAGCAGTAGAACGGCAATGATCTTGTAGAGCGTTTCGGATTTGAGCTGCGTCGCCCAAGCCGCGCCGACATAGGCGCCCAAAAGGCTGCCTGCAAGTAAGTTCAAGATGATCGCCCAATGCGCGCCGATCTCGGAAAACGGCACAGCGCGTGCCCGAAACGGCAGTGCGGTTGCCACTACGATCAAGCTGGTGGCCTTGTTCAGGATAACGGCTTCGAGGCCGCGAAACTTGAACAGGTTGATAAGCAGTGACAGACGAAACTCTGCACCACCAAGACCTATAAGGCCGCCTAAGGTGCCAATGGCTGCGCCGGTGCCGAAGGCGGCGGGGTTGCTTCGCATGAGAACACGACGGAAAGGCGCGAGCGTGCGCTGAACATACTTGCCCGTGATCCGTCGTGGCGGGGGCTTCACACCTGCTTACGGCAGGGCGTGGGGCTAAGAGACCTTAATCCGGGACTTGGGGTGCTGTAAACACGGGATCGCCAATGTGTTAGACTTTGCCCAGCCGATCCGGGAGAAAAGCCATGACCGCCGAATTCGATGAAGACCGCTTCAATATGGCTATCCGTAAGTTTCTGAAGCACGTCGGAGTTACATCGCAGCGCGAAATCGAGAACCTAGTGCGTAGCGGGGCGGTGAAAGGTGGCGCGCTCAAACTGCGAATGACCTTGTCCGCTGAGGGGACGCCGCTGAAACATGTTGTCGAGGAAACAGTCACACTCTGACGAGGGCACACGCTGCGACCCAACGT
Protein-coding regions in this window:
- a CDS encoding sulfite exporter TauE/SafE family protein, with protein sequence MRSNPAAFGTGAAIGTLGGLIGLGGAEFRLSLLINLFKFRGLEAVILNKATSLIVVATALPFRARAVPFSEIGAHWAIILNLLAGSLLGAYVGAAWATQLKSETLYKIIAVLLLLIAGVLLLAHDTAAGNVPPLTGAFLVVAGAVAGFFIGVVASLLGVAGGEFLIPTLILLFGAEVKLAGSLSLAVSLPTMLVGFARYSRDQSFSVLRANWLFMLAMAAGSMIGTFIGGLLLGIVPNSILLPGLAAILVISAVNVWRHE
- a CDS encoding DUF6494 family protein — encoded protein: MTAEFDEDRFNMAIRKFLKHVGVTSQREIENLVRSGAVKGGALKLRMTLSAEGTPLKHVVEETVTL
- a CDS encoding carboxymuconolactone decarboxylase family protein, with protein sequence MGGYLRRGTAFGPALSELPILVTARELSQDYVWRSHAAAALQAGIKQEIVDAIADGRRPTGMSADEEICYDFSIELHRNKRVSDATYARMKDRFGERGVVDLTAVNGYYVMVAMVINATRIQVTDRSKLSRFPD